A stretch of the Desulfobacter sp. genome encodes the following:
- a CDS encoding NAD-dependent epimerase/dehydratase family protein, with translation MKTAFVTGATGFLGLNLIECLRKENWLITALHLPGEDLKYLSRFNLKAVSGNILDFAGLEDAMPSHLDAVFHLAGDTSMWSKHDARQHRINVEGTANMCRAAIAKKAVRFIHTSSSSAFGYHGEVLSEQTVSNALECGMNYNKTKFLAELEVKKAVESGLFAVILNSCNIIGPFDPGNWSQLIQNTCRQKLPGYPPGVGTFSHVRDIAHAHISAVENGGKGENYLLGGVEASFKEVMLEIIKTTGVNLPLKEISRSKLKMAMYLSGAKSFFTGKEPMLTYPKYKRLVGRLVCNDAKARKALGFKTTSIFDMVSDCHQWLRQENLV, from the coding sequence ATGAAAACAGCATTTGTAACCGGTGCCACAGGATTTTTAGGCCTGAATTTAATTGAGTGTCTCCGCAAGGAGAACTGGCTAATTACGGCACTTCACCTGCCCGGGGAGGATTTGAAATACCTTTCCCGGTTTAACCTAAAGGCGGTTTCCGGTAATATTTTGGATTTTGCCGGCCTTGAGGATGCCATGCCTTCCCATCTGGATGCGGTGTTTCATCTGGCCGGAGACACGAGCATGTGGTCTAAACATGATGCCCGTCAGCACAGGATAAATGTGGAGGGCACGGCCAATATGTGCCGGGCGGCAATTGCAAAAAAAGCGGTTCGTTTTATTCATACCTCTTCAAGTTCTGCCTTTGGCTACCATGGTGAGGTGCTCAGCGAGCAGACCGTGTCCAATGCCCTTGAATGCGGGATGAATTATAACAAAACCAAATTTCTTGCCGAGCTTGAAGTGAAAAAGGCGGTTGAATCCGGTTTGTTTGCCGTGATCCTGAACTCCTGCAATATCATCGGCCCATTTGACCCGGGCAATTGGTCACAGCTTATTCAAAACACCTGCCGTCAAAAGCTCCCCGGTTATCCCCCGGGTGTGGGAACCTTTTCCCATGTAAGGGATATTGCCCATGCCCATATTTCGGCCGTTGAAAATGGGGGCAAGGGGGAAAATTATCTTTTGGGCGGTGTTGAGGCCTCTTTTAAGGAGGTGATGCTGGAAATTATAAAGACCACAGGGGTGAATTTGCCCTTAAAAGAGATTTCCAGGTCTAAATTGAAAATGGCCATGTATCTGTCCGGAGCCAAATCATTTTTTACCGGCAAGGAACCCATGCTGACCTATCCTAAGTATAAACGCCTTGTGGGCAGGCTGGTCTGTAACGATGCCAAGGCCAGAAAGGCGCTTGGATTTAAAACCACATCTATTTTTGACATGGTCTCGGACTGCCACCAATGGCTCAGGCAGGAAAACTTAGTCTGA
- a CDS encoding Crp/Fnr family transcriptional regulator, whose product MGACLKPLQMDENEYFIIQGARPDRFAFIISGIFRVFCISEGGDEKTLSFRTRGQFLAAYTPFIENKETWYSIQALEQGQLIYLLFEDYIRLFAGHACWEKVAKEYMIRLFIEKENRERSFLTEDARTRYLGFKKQYPEIEKRIPNFYIASYLGISPVTLSRIRGEIKKHQINIG is encoded by the coding sequence ATGGGTGCCTGCCTCAAACCTCTTCAAATGGATGAGAACGAGTATTTTATTATTCAGGGGGCCAGGCCTGACCGGTTTGCCTTTATTATTTCGGGTATCTTTCGGGTGTTCTGCATCAGTGAAGGCGGGGATGAAAAGACCTTGTCCTTTAGGACAAGGGGGCAGTTTCTTGCCGCATACACCCCTTTTATTGAAAATAAGGAAACCTGGTATTCCATCCAGGCCCTTGAGCAAGGCCAGCTGATTTATCTTTTATTCGAAGATTATATCCGTCTTTTTGCCGGGCATGCCTGTTGGGAAAAAGTGGCCAAGGAATATATGATCAGGCTGTTTATTGAAAAAGAGAATCGGGAAAGATCTTTTTTAACCGAAGATGCAAGAACGCGTTATCTGGGATTCAAAAAACAATATCCCGAGATTGAAAAACGGATCCCCAATTTTTATATTGCCTCATACTTGGGAATTTCCCCTGTCACCTTAAGCCGCATTCGCGGCGAGATAAAAAAACACCAGATTAACATAGGTTAA
- a CDS encoding response regulator transcription factor, which translates to MKQIKILVAEDDLHIRTGLVDTLESENYAVIQAENGAKALDLFEQENVDLLLLDLMMPEKNGYDVCQTIRSKDADVPIIMLTAKGEEIDKVVGLKLGADDYLTKPFGIHELLARIEAVLRRTKIRTGQSADGPKAPFSFSRFRVDPKTLKLTGSHVSRDLSKREIALVRLFADHPGEVLDRDFILNQIWGIRYSGTTRTLDQHIALLRKKTEKDPAKPCLIKTVHGIGYRFEP; encoded by the coding sequence ATGAAACAGATTAAAATACTTGTGGCAGAAGACGATCTTCATATCAGAACAGGCCTTGTGGATACCCTTGAAAGTGAAAATTATGCGGTGATCCAGGCAGAAAACGGTGCAAAGGCCCTGGACCTGTTTGAGCAGGAAAATGTCGACCTGCTGCTTTTGGACCTTATGATGCCCGAAAAAAATGGGTATGACGTCTGCCAGACGATCAGGAGCAAGGATGCAGATGTTCCCATTATCATGCTCACGGCCAAGGGCGAGGAAATCGACAAGGTGGTGGGACTCAAGCTGGGGGCAGATGATTATCTGACAAAACCCTTTGGGATTCATGAACTTTTGGCAAGGATAGAGGCGGTGCTCCGCCGGACAAAAATCAGGACCGGTCAGAGCGCTGACGGGCCCAAAGCCCCCTTTTCGTTTTCCAGATTCCGGGTGGATCCCAAAACATTAAAATTGACCGGCTCCCATGTTTCCCGGGATCTTTCAAAACGCGAGATTGCGCTTGTCCGGCTATTCGCCGATCACCCCGGGGAGGTATTGGACAGGGATTTTATTTTAAACCAAATCTGGGGAATCAGATATTCAGGCACGACCCGGACTTTGGACCAGCACATTGCCCTGCTCAGAAAAAAAACAGAAAAAGATCCGGCAAAGCCCTGCCTGATCAAGACCGTCCACGGCATTGGATACCGGTTTGAACCCTAA
- a CDS encoding HAMP domain-containing histidine kinase has product MKNRRSIIIFWVLLLVPALILSTAAFSLLSHEQERIQKNAVLALTDQARVIAQALDLAMETVQNNLTRSLLAMENSDLETGLLAWEKENPLVRNVFIFNLESDLEYPGKALAATGEEREFKNRFAPLLSGRLSFDFNRLSEEDKKSGPTDSSSSRQRLYALSREKVKPPAESGSAPKGSSWDSRSGWIPWFSENRLYLLGWAQKDKTGPIYGIELELMTFLSRLVTDFPENRQPGTALVLMDGNSAHIHHSGPGQADHPPVARVMISPRLPHWAIGVFTDKKVLGTGQSFLILSLILVGILVLAIVFGGILITRLTLEKIKDARQKTSFVASVSHELKTPLTSIRMYGELLLSKRIIDPDKQNRYLEVIVGESGRLTRLINNVLDFGKLEQGQKKYQTCEFDMAVFLEELLQTHSLRIQTTGLALVREFIPGECRVNTDRDAMEQVVLNLLDNALKYGGDGQFIKVILARENQDILVKIQDDGPGIQPGFQDQIFEKFFRIDNSLTASHPGSGLGLSIARQMVYDLGGDLFLDPGTRQGSCFTLRMPLHETD; this is encoded by the coding sequence ATGAAAAACAGGCGTTCCATCATTATATTCTGGGTTCTTTTGCTTGTCCCGGCCCTGATCCTTTCAACGGCGGCATTCAGCCTGCTCTCCCATGAACAGGAGCGGATCCAAAAAAATGCCGTCCTTGCCCTGACAGATCAGGCCCGGGTCATTGCCCAGGCCCTGGATCTTGCCATGGAAACCGTCCAGAACAACCTGACAAGATCTCTTTTGGCCATGGAAAATTCAGACCTTGAAACAGGTCTTCTGGCCTGGGAAAAGGAAAACCCCCTGGTCAGGAACGTCTTTATTTTCAACCTTGAATCAGACCTAGAATACCCCGGCAAAGCCCTGGCTGCCACAGGGGAGGAAAGAGAGTTTAAAAACCGGTTTGCCCCGTTGCTCTCAGGACGCCTCTCCTTTGATTTCAACCGTTTATCCGAGGAGGATAAAAAATCAGGACCCACAGACAGCTCATCCTCACGTCAAAGGCTGTATGCCCTGTCCCGGGAAAAGGTCAAACCACCAGCCGAAAGCGGGTCGGCCCCCAAGGGATCTTCTTGGGATTCAAGGTCCGGCTGGATTCCCTGGTTCAGTGAAAACAGACTCTATTTGCTGGGCTGGGCCCAAAAGGACAAAACCGGCCCCATCTATGGAATAGAACTGGAACTCATGACCTTCCTGTCCAGGCTGGTAACCGATTTTCCCGAAAACCGCCAGCCGGGCACGGCATTGGTGCTCATGGACGGCAACAGCGCCCATATCCACCATTCAGGTCCGGGTCAGGCAGACCACCCCCCTGTGGCCAGGGTTATGATTTCCCCGCGGCTCCCCCACTGGGCCATTGGGGTATTTACAGATAAAAAAGTCTTGGGTACAGGCCAGTCCTTTTTAATCCTATCCCTGATTCTTGTGGGCATCCTGGTCCTGGCCATTGTGTTCGGGGGCATTCTTATCACCCGGCTCACCCTTGAAAAAATCAAAGATGCCCGACAAAAAACCTCTTTTGTGGCATCGGTCTCCCATGAACTTAAAACCCCGTTGACCAGTATCCGCATGTACGGAGAACTGCTGCTTTCCAAACGGATAATCGATCCTGACAAACAGAACCGGTATCTTGAAGTCATTGTAGGGGAAAGCGGGCGTCTCACAAGACTGATCAATAATGTACTGGATTTTGGAAAACTTGAGCAGGGCCAAAAAAAATACCAGACCTGTGAATTTGACATGGCTGTTTTTCTTGAAGAACTGCTCCAGACCCATAGCCTCAGGATACAAACAACCGGGCTGGCGCTTGTCCGAGAGTTTATTCCGGGAGAATGTCGGGTGAATACCGACAGGGACGCCATGGAGCAGGTGGTGCTCAACTTATTGGACAATGCCCTCAAATACGGGGGGGATGGACAATTTATAAAAGTTATCCTGGCCCGGGAAAATCAGGATATCCTGGTTAAAATCCAGGACGATGGCCCAGGCATTCAACCGGGGTTTCAGGATCAAATTTTTGAAAAATTTTTCAGGATAGATAATTCTCTTACCGCATCCCATCCAGGTTCCGGGCTGGGATTAAGCATTGCCAGGCAGATGGTTTACGATCTTGGGGGCGACCTTTTTCTTGACCCCGGGACAAGACAGGGAAGTTGCTTTACACTAAGGATGCCTTTACATGAAACAGATTAA
- a CDS encoding YbgC/FadM family acyl-CoA thioesterase, translated as MTDKQSSPHHFSAQVYYEDTDHSGVVYHANYLKFFERAREDIIGVTALSRMWHEQKIGFAVYKTSLNYHDGAVFGDLLDIRTSWEKEGLYRVVFSHEAWRPGKDKPAVTCRLELVCLGPGKKLIPIPELTFLISS; from the coding sequence ATGACAGATAAACAATCAAGCCCTCATCATTTTTCAGCCCAGGTCTACTACGAGGACACAGATCACTCGGGCGTGGTCTACCATGCCAACTATTTAAAATTTTTTGAGCGGGCCAGGGAAGATATTATCGGTGTCACGGCCCTGTCCCGGATGTGGCATGAACAAAAAATCGGGTTTGCCGTGTACAAAACCAGTCTCAACTACCATGACGGGGCTGTTTTCGGAGACCTTCTGGATATACGGACGTCCTGGGAAAAAGAGGGGCTTTACAGGGTGGTTTTTTCCCATGAAGCCTGGCGGCCGGGCAAGGACAAGCCAGCAGTCACCTGCCGTCTCGAACTGGTCTGCCTGGGGCCCGGCAAAAAACTGATTCCCATTCCGGAACTAACATTTTTAATCTCTTCATAA
- a CDS encoding IS256 family transposase: protein MTEENTEFDFQKALKGIQEGKPFTGKGGVLTSLIKNLAEAALEGELESHLGQEVSANRRNGKSKKTIKSLDGKFELKTPRDRAGTFSPQIVKKHQTTLSDEIERKIIALYGLGMSYNDMASHLQEIYGLEISNATLSTITDKIIHTVKEWQARPLENVYPIVWLDAIHYKVRENGKVGSKAVYTILGVNIEGRKEVLGLYISENEGANFWLQVLTDLSNRGVKDILIACVDGLKGFPEAIETIFPDTEVQLCVVHQIRNSLKYVGSKNKKEFMADLKRVYKAVNKDLAEEELDILENKWNDKYPIVIKSWRNNWERLSHFFKYPEEIRRIIYTTNTIEAVHRQFRKLTKTKGSFPNQDSLLKLLYMGIQNASKKWTMPIQNWSLTISQLAIFFEGRLDKELGI, encoded by the coding sequence ATGACCGAAGAAAACACCGAATTTGATTTTCAAAAAGCCCTTAAAGGCATCCAGGAAGGTAAACCCTTCACAGGTAAGGGCGGCGTCCTTACATCATTAATCAAAAATCTTGCTGAAGCTGCTCTTGAAGGAGAGTTGGAGTCCCATCTCGGGCAGGAAGTTTCTGCCAACCGCCGTAATGGAAAAAGCAAAAAGACCATTAAATCCCTGGATGGTAAATTTGAGCTAAAAACCCCGCGTGACAGGGCCGGAACCTTCTCTCCACAGATCGTCAAAAAACATCAGACAACGCTCAGCGATGAAATTGAAAGAAAGATAATAGCCCTTTACGGCCTGGGCATGAGTTATAATGATATGGCTTCCCATTTACAGGAAATCTATGGACTTGAGATTTCAAATGCCACTCTGAGCACCATTACCGATAAAATCATCCATACCGTCAAAGAATGGCAGGCCAGGCCGTTGGAAAATGTGTACCCAATCGTATGGCTTGATGCCATACATTATAAAGTACGAGAAAACGGAAAGGTCGGCAGCAAAGCCGTTTACACAATTCTTGGGGTGAATATCGAGGGCCGCAAAGAGGTTCTTGGGCTGTACATATCCGAGAATGAGGGTGCGAACTTCTGGCTGCAGGTGTTAACAGACCTTTCAAACCGAGGGGTAAAAGATATCCTGATTGCCTGTGTTGATGGTCTAAAAGGTTTTCCCGAGGCCATTGAGACCATATTCCCGGACACAGAAGTTCAACTCTGCGTAGTCCACCAGATCCGAAATTCATTGAAATACGTTGGTTCCAAAAATAAAAAGGAATTTATGGCAGATCTAAAACGTGTTTATAAAGCGGTCAATAAGGATCTGGCCGAAGAAGAACTGGATATCTTGGAAAATAAATGGAATGACAAATACCCGATTGTGATAAAATCCTGGCGGAACAACTGGGAACGCCTCAGTCATTTCTTTAAATATCCAGAAGAGATTCGACGGATAATATACACCACAAATACCATTGAGGCTGTGCATCGACAGTTTCGAAAACTGACCAAAACAAAGGGATCATTCCCGAACCAGGACAGCCTGTTAAAGCTGCTTTACATGGGGATCCAGAACGCCAGTAAAAAATGGACAATGCCGATTCAAAATTGGTCACTGACAATTTCCCAGTTGGCAATTTTCTTTGAAGGCCGGCTGGATAAAGAGCTGGGAATTTGA
- a CDS encoding hydrogenase small subunit, producing the protein MKDEQVLPEEQQTKSGVSRRSFLKAVTGTAAGIGISQVFNPALIQALETGLKRHPVLWIQGQGCTGCSVSLLNNVEPAIADVLLKVISLQYHPTVMAAEGATAMENLFAIAKEYKGRFSLVVEGAIPTAADGKYCIIGDYHHKEYSMVDLVKELAPMAGSVLAIGTCATYGGIPAAEGNVTGATGVMDFFKAESIKTPVVNIPGCPSHPDWIVLSILHLLEKGIPELDDDGRPTLFFGENIHDNCPRLAMYDEGEMSKTLSDPNGCRMDLGCKGPDTYADCYKRKWNGGLNWCVDNAVCIGCVQPGFPDEFSPFYEPA; encoded by the coding sequence GTGAAAGACGAACAAGTGTTGCCGGAAGAGCAACAGACAAAATCAGGAGTTTCCAGGAGGAGCTTTTTAAAAGCCGTTACTGGAACAGCCGCCGGAATCGGTATTTCCCAGGTTTTTAATCCTGCACTTATTCAGGCCCTGGAAACTGGCCTTAAACGCCATCCTGTTCTCTGGATTCAGGGACAGGGATGTACCGGCTGCTCAGTCAGCCTGCTGAACAATGTAGAACCGGCCATTGCCGATGTTCTGCTCAAAGTTATCAGCCTGCAGTACCACCCCACGGTTATGGCCGCTGAAGGCGCAACAGCCATGGAAAACCTGTTTGCCATTGCCAAGGAATACAAAGGCAGATTTTCCCTTGTTGTTGAAGGTGCCATTCCCACGGCAGCCGACGGCAAGTACTGCATTATAGGCGATTACCACCACAAAGAATATTCCATGGTCGACCTGGTTAAAGAACTGGCCCCCATGGCCGGCTCTGTTCTGGCGATTGGCACCTGTGCCACTTACGGCGGCATTCCGGCTGCTGAAGGAAACGTCACCGGCGCCACCGGCGTCATGGATTTCTTCAAAGCCGAAAGCATCAAGACACCGGTTGTCAATATACCCGGCTGTCCTTCCCATCCGGACTGGATCGTTCTTTCCATCCTCCACCTCCTGGAAAAAGGTATCCCGGAACTGGATGATGACGGACGTCCGACCCTGTTCTTTGGTGAAAATATCCACGACAACTGCCCCAGACTTGCCATGTACGACGAAGGTGAAATGTCAAAGACCCTTTCCGATCCCAATGGATGCCGTATGGATCTGGGCTGCAAAGGCCCTGACACCTATGCCGACTGTTACAAGAGAAAATGGAACGGCGGCCTGAACTGGTGCGTTGACAACGCGGTCTGCATTGGATGCGTTCAGCCGGGATTCCCGGATGAGTTCTCACCCTTCTATGAACCCGCTTAA
- a CDS encoding IS4 family transposase: protein MTHISVPKKQLRSLNFDNFRCPLIKSLSKAPELQSRGDRPLKMTFEDQINALVYFHLQEHKSARHLIQDLKENVFAKENIAPDGGISRSSFCEAINHRGLEQLQFIFEDLYKQALECHPGEHAELGELVSIDGSLINAVLSMHWANYRKGSKKAKVHCGFDINHGIPNKIFLTEGNGAERTFVPKILSKGQTGVMDRGYQSHKEFDLLQEQGKHFVCRIKTRTTRTIIDNHETPSDSYIFYDALVKLGTPNQNQTKRPVRVVGYKIAGVKYYVATDRHDLTAEQIATIYKLRWTIEDFFKWWKEHLKVYHLIARSEYGLMVQILGGLITYLLLAIHCQKQFNEKVTIKRVRQLRTAILNDLFGCEEQGSHSSNRDNIVKDQKIIEQAKT from the coding sequence ATGACGCACATCTCAGTCCCTAAAAAACAACTACGGTCCCTGAACTTTGACAATTTCAGGTGCCCTCTGATAAAGTCACTTTCAAAAGCACCGGAATTACAATCTCGAGGAGACCGCCCTTTAAAAATGACATTCGAAGACCAGATAAATGCTTTGGTTTATTTCCATCTTCAGGAGCACAAGTCTGCCCGACATTTAATTCAGGATCTCAAGGAGAATGTTTTTGCTAAAGAAAATATTGCGCCAGACGGTGGTATCAGCCGTAGTAGTTTCTGTGAAGCCATCAATCACAGGGGACTCGAACAACTGCAATTTATCTTTGAGGATCTTTATAAACAGGCTCTTGAGTGTCATCCGGGTGAACACGCCGAGTTAGGAGAGTTGGTTTCCATTGACGGTAGTCTCATAAATGCAGTCCTTTCAATGCACTGGGCGAACTACAGAAAAGGAAGTAAAAAAGCCAAAGTACATTGCGGATTTGACATTAATCACGGAATCCCAAACAAAATCTTTTTGACTGAAGGCAACGGCGCTGAACGCACTTTTGTTCCCAAAATACTTTCCAAGGGGCAAACAGGTGTTATGGATCGTGGATATCAATCCCATAAAGAATTTGACCTGCTTCAGGAGCAAGGCAAACATTTTGTCTGCCGTATAAAAACCAGGACAACAAGAACAATTATTGATAACCACGAGACCCCTTCCGACAGCTACATTTTTTATGATGCACTGGTTAAACTTGGTACTCCGAATCAAAACCAGACGAAAAGGCCTGTTCGGGTTGTTGGCTATAAAATTGCTGGCGTCAAATACTATGTGGCAACTGACAGGCATGATTTAACAGCGGAACAAATAGCAACAATTTATAAACTCCGGTGGACCATTGAGGATTTTTTCAAATGGTGGAAAGAACATCTGAAGGTATATCATCTCATTGCCCGCAGTGAATACGGCCTTATGGTTCAGATTCTTGGCGGCCTTATCACTTACCTGTTACTGGCAATCCATTGCCAAAAACAGTTTAATGAAAAGGTCACGATCAAAAGAGTTCGGCAGCTGCGAACCGCCATTCTAAATGACCTGTTTGGCTGCGAGGAGCAGGGCTCTCATAGTTCAAACAGGGACAATATTGTCAAAGATCAAAAAATTATTGAGCAAGCAAAAACCTAA
- a CDS encoding alpha/beta hydrolase translates to MKSARIIFFILVIILLSAGILVNQWAATPHERLDLKLGLLLKYIHFKQVDLFEEGRSPEQIRAYSARSSKILKAEPVKIRTVKPMTIPGHPGPISIRLYHDRKTPAQPIVIYCHGGGWVMGDLDSHDNICRKIAKKANAIVIAVDYRLAPEHPFPGAVEDVYSALEWTWDNGIDLGGDPSKIFLAGDSAGGNLAAVAAIEARNLKGPDIAGQILIYPATDLSILDTDSYQNFAQGYYLTHRYMEKFRAYYLPNPLDRINFKASPLLEPSLKNLAPAMVITAEFDVLRDEGKAYADRLQKAGIHVKHIQVKRGRSKFCVS, encoded by the coding sequence ATGAAATCTGCTCGGATCATCTTTTTTATCCTGGTTATCATCCTCTTGTCCGCCGGCATTCTCGTCAACCAATGGGCCGCCACTCCCCATGAACGACTGGATTTAAAACTGGGGCTCCTGCTCAAATATATTCATTTTAAGCAGGTGGATCTGTTTGAAGAGGGACGGTCGCCAGAACAGATCCGGGCCTATTCAGCCAGATCATCTAAAATACTCAAGGCCGAACCTGTTAAAATCCGAACAGTCAAACCCATGACCATTCCGGGACACCCGGGCCCCATTTCCATTCGGCTCTACCATGACCGGAAAACACCGGCACAGCCCATTGTCATCTATTGTCATGGCGGGGGATGGGTCATGGGAGACCTGGATTCCCATGACAATATTTGCAGAAAAATTGCCAAAAAAGCCAATGCCATCGTCATTGCTGTGGATTATCGACTGGCGCCCGAGCACCCGTTCCCGGGCGCAGTTGAAGATGTATATTCCGCCTTGGAATGGACTTGGGACAACGGGATTGATCTGGGCGGGGATCCAAGCAAAATCTTTCTTGCAGGCGACAGTGCCGGCGGCAACCTGGCAGCTGTAGCCGCCATTGAGGCAAGAAATCTCAAAGGCCCTGATATTGCCGGACAAATATTGATTTACCCGGCAACAGATCTGTCAATTTTAGATACAGACTCCTACCAGAATTTTGCACAAGGCTATTACCTGACCCACAGGTATATGGAAAAATTCAGGGCGTATTATCTTCCAAATCCCCTGGACCGGATCAATTTCAAAGCCTCCCCGCTTTTAGAACCCTCGTTAAAAAACCTAGCCCCGGCCATGGTGATAACAGCCGAATTTGACGTATTAAGGGATGAGGGAAAAGCCTATGCCGACCGTCTTCAAAAAGCGGGAATCCATGTAAAGCATATCCAGGTCAAAAGAGGGCGTTCAAAATTCTGTGTCAGTTGA
- a CDS encoding thiamine pyrophosphate-binding protein: MDEEKKTHKGWGLIKEAFLTAGVEYIFGLPGESISPIQYAVEDTAIEIITTRHEQASAFMAEAYARMTGKPGVVLVTFGPGFTNTLSAMVNAQLTNAPMVLIAGAHGTKSQDRLGLQDMRQRPIIESIVKKTLVCRKPERIFEYVDMAFRFATQGRPGPVFLELPIDVLDGDVDLDKVNKVSTKTLSRPVDKNDARKMVEMIQAAQQPVILAGSGAYYSGAGDELVEFVEQTGIPAFTLKMGRGLIPDTHPLCFGSSIPTLPGCAGMATTQADLVILLGNRLCLYNVFGAFYNPDAKIIQVDIEPEEIGRNKSIDLPVFADVKALLEECIQIVNAAGLDLRLCFSGWTQRLTATDQEMKSEAQKEMIKDSSLINSGVLADKVNDFMDREDDIIVADGGDAQTWVAGARICKSPMNIIDSSLYGCLGVGLPYGNAAKLINPRRRVLVYTGDGSMGFNFMEIETSIRKGLPLVVVIDNNQKWGMTSNSMQMKFEHHIPGTVEIGNPPYHKAVEALGGKGILVERVEDILPALETAFASAMTTCINVMTDPDVIGPGSKALAMAEML; this comes from the coding sequence ATGGATGAAGAAAAGAAAACACACAAGGGCTGGGGATTGATCAAAGAGGCATTTTTAACCGCAGGTGTGGAGTATATTTTCGGTCTGCCCGGGGAGAGTATCAGTCCAATTCAGTATGCCGTGGAAGATACCGCCATAGAGATTATTACAACACGGCATGAACAGGCCTCAGCCTTTATGGCCGAAGCCTATGCCCGGATGACCGGAAAACCCGGAGTTGTCCTGGTCACCTTTGGGCCGGGGTTTACCAACACCCTTTCCGCCATGGTCAATGCCCAGTTGACAAACGCCCCCATGGTATTGATTGCAGGGGCCCATGGGACCAAATCACAGGATCGTCTCGGGCTTCAGGACATGCGCCAACGCCCCATCATTGAGTCCATCGTAAAAAAGACATTGGTCTGTCGTAAGCCGGAAAGAATTTTTGAATATGTTGACATGGCCTTCCGTTTTGCCACCCAGGGCCGGCCCGGTCCTGTTTTTTTGGAATTGCCCATAGATGTCCTGGATGGAGATGTTGACCTTGACAAGGTGAACAAGGTCAGCACAAAGACCCTGTCCAGGCCAGTGGATAAAAATGATGCACGAAAAATGGTGGAGATGATCCAGGCGGCCCAACAGCCTGTCATCCTTGCCGGCAGCGGGGCCTATTATTCAGGGGCCGGTGATGAACTGGTCGAATTTGTAGAGCAGACAGGGATTCCGGCCTTTACCCTGAAAATGGGCCGCGGGCTCATACCCGACACCCATCCCCTGTGTTTCGGCTCCTCCATACCCACCCTTCCCGGATGTGCCGGCATGGCCACAACTCAGGCTGACCTGGTCATTCTCCTAGGGAATAGGCTTTGTCTGTATAACGTGTTTGGCGCCTTTTACAATCCAGATGCAAAAATTATCCAGGTGGACATTGAACCCGAAGAGATCGGCAGGAACAAATCCATTGATCTGCCGGTTTTTGCAGATGTCAAAGCCCTGCTCGAAGAATGCATCCAAATTGTCAACGCAGCAGGTCTTGATTTAAGACTCTGTTTTTCCGGGTGGACTCAGAGGCTGACAGCCACAGACCAGGAGATGAAATCAGAGGCACAAAAAGAAATGATCAAAGATTCCAGCCTTATCAATTCGGGAGTTCTGGCTGACAAGGTCAACGATTTCATGGACCGGGAAGATGATATTATTGTTGCTGACGGCGGTGATGCCCAGACCTGGGTTGCCGGGGCAAGGATTTGTAAAAGCCCGATGAATATTATTGACTCGTCCCTGTACGGATGCCTGGGGGTCGGGCTGCCCTACGGGAATGCCGCCAAGCTGATCAACCCCCGGCGACGGGTTCTGGTTTACACCGGGGACGGGTCAATGGGGTTCAACTTTATGGAGATTGAAACCTCGATCAGAAAAGGGCTGCCCCTGGTTGTGGTGATTGACAACAACCAGAAATGGGGAATGACCTCCAATTCCATGCAGATGAAATTTGAACATCATATCCCCGGTACTGTGGAGATCGGAAATCCCCCTTATCACAAAGCCGTTGAGGCTTTGGGCGGCAAGGGGATTTTAGTTGAAAGGGTCGAAGATATTCTTCCGGCACTTGAGACCGCCTTTGCCTCAGCAATGACCACCTGTATCAACGTGATGACCGATCCCGATGTGATCGGTCCGGGATCAAAGGCCTTGGCCATGGCAGAGATGCTTTGA